Proteins from a genomic interval of Rubinisphaera italica:
- a CDS encoding helix-turn-helix transcriptional regulator, with protein sequence MGESFQLMRQWRILQLLSARRYGMTVKELADEGEVHTRTIVRDLNLLKTVGFPIHESVGSHGRKHWKINSEVGIAQLQFTLEEAAALYLGRQFLEAFAGTLFWAGSQSAFQKMRAALSDQTIEYLEKLAATVHLSALQHVDYSDRAELIDDLMMAAEDRRLTVITYQSLRSTEPVTLYDLHPYAIVFHKGALYLIAWSLQHKQIRTFKIDRISEVEVQSGLMKFKRPQDFQPEEFLANSFGIFSNDDPPSTVRVRFSKDVVRILNEKKFHPSQELVPQSDGSVIAAYSLSTFEEFRSWLLSFGRHARVIEPAELIEQIRDEVGVMSQMYLNSVSNK encoded by the coding sequence ATGGGTGAGTCTTTTCAATTGATGCGGCAGTGGCGGATTTTGCAGTTGCTTTCTGCGCGGCGGTATGGGATGACCGTCAAAGAGTTGGCGGACGAAGGGGAAGTGCACACGCGGACGATTGTGCGGGATTTGAATTTACTGAAAACGGTTGGCTTTCCGATTCACGAATCCGTCGGTTCGCATGGGCGGAAGCATTGGAAAATCAATTCCGAAGTCGGCATTGCTCAGTTGCAGTTTACACTTGAAGAGGCGGCTGCGTTGTACCTGGGGCGTCAGTTTCTGGAAGCCTTTGCGGGGACGCTGTTCTGGGCCGGCTCGCAGAGTGCGTTTCAGAAAATGCGAGCGGCTCTGAGTGATCAGACGATTGAGTATCTTGAAAAGCTGGCCGCGACAGTCCACTTGAGTGCACTCCAGCATGTCGATTATTCCGATCGAGCCGAGCTGATTGACGACTTGATGATGGCAGCCGAGGATCGCCGATTGACCGTCATCACTTATCAATCGCTGCGTTCGACCGAACCTGTCACGCTCTACGATCTTCATCCTTATGCGATTGTGTTTCACAAAGGAGCTCTCTATCTGATTGCGTGGTCGCTGCAGCACAAGCAGATCCGCACCTTCAAAATCGATCGCATTTCCGAAGTGGAAGTGCAATCCGGCCTGATGAAATTCAAACGCCCGCAGGATTTTCAACCCGAAGAGTTTCTCGCGAACTCTTTCGGCATCTTCAGTAATGACGACCCTCCCAGCACCGTGAGAGTCCGCTTCTCAAAAGATGTCGTTCGCATTCTCAATGAAAAGAAATTCCATCCGAGCCAGGAACTTGTCCCTCAATCCGATGGTTCGGTGATTGCCGCATACTCCCTCTCCACCTTCGAAGAATTCCGCTCCTGGCTCCTCAGCTTCGGCCGCCACGCCCGCGTGATTGAGCCTGCAGAATTGATTGAGCAGATTCGGGATGAGGTGGGGGTGATGAGTCAAATGTATCTGAATTCCGTTTCCAATAAATAA
- the cas3g gene encoding type I-G CRISPR-associated helicase/endonuclease Cas3g: protein MNYKTFFKSATDGFKPYPYQTRLAEAELFPEVLSVPTGVGKTAAVILAWMYRRHLDESASQTPRRLIYCLPMRTLVEQTHEVTRLWRDQLQQAGLLKRPVNLHVLMGGEEDTRWYASPEKDAILIGTQDMLLSRALNRGYGMSRYRWPIDFSLVNNDCLWVLDETQLMGVGLTTSAQLQGLREKLQTYGNCQTLWMSATLNPDPLNTVDHPLPKTGKWLSEQIEADDREDDRVENLLTASKPLLPASLAVPTDSASRKKYPQQLAEQVLKSHQAGTLTLVVLNRVDRTQETFRQLQKQTEKENGLEIKLIHSRFRPHERGHIQSEALKEQSIPPAGRILVATQAIEAGVDISATTLFTELAPWSSLVQRFGRCNRKGICGTDNHPSAQIFWIDLDTENARQAAPIALPYTIEEMDRARDVIRNLTDVGPQSLPKVTEPEPIVHVLRRKDLIELFDTTPDLSGNDLDISRYIREADDTSVQVYWRGWEIGESNRKREPPQPDLDTFPAPDRQELCAVSITQFKEFVSKTLKKNDKTKSLAWVWNPLENEWEECRNVRPGQIVLLHQQAGGYDKELGWTGEISDGPVKPCSSGKNETFLPAMDQEEPGTAITIQTHLNEVGTSAIQLQQAEDAQWDTAIPWEEIIRAAWWHDVGKAHPAFQGAMRGANSELPEDQLWAKSGRNGGYLQYMMKGGEETINRRGFRHELASALAFLQQHAADPTVNLIAYLIASHHGKVRMSIRCLPNETKPKDGRLFARGLWDHDELPALEIGNGEVSQAVNLELSVMQLGDTCNEAGQTCPSWLSRTLQLRDQYGPFRLAFLETLIRIADWRGSSKRDAQ from the coding sequence ATGAATTATAAAACATTTTTTAAATCTGCTACAGACGGCTTTAAACCATACCCCTATCAGACACGACTCGCGGAAGCGGAGTTGTTTCCCGAAGTGTTGAGTGTGCCCACGGGAGTTGGTAAGACTGCTGCGGTGATTTTGGCCTGGATGTATCGTCGTCATCTTGATGAGAGCGCTTCTCAAACTCCTCGGCGGCTCATTTATTGTCTGCCGATGCGAACGCTGGTTGAGCAAACTCACGAAGTCACTCGATTATGGCGCGACCAGTTGCAGCAGGCTGGGTTGTTGAAGAGACCTGTCAATCTGCACGTACTGATGGGCGGCGAAGAGGATACCCGTTGGTATGCCTCCCCTGAGAAGGATGCGATTTTGATTGGAACTCAGGATATGCTTTTGTCCCGGGCGTTGAATCGCGGTTATGGGATGAGTCGTTATCGCTGGCCGATCGATTTTTCGCTCGTCAATAACGATTGTCTGTGGGTTCTGGATGAGACACAATTGATGGGCGTCGGCTTGACGACGTCTGCTCAATTGCAGGGTCTGCGTGAAAAACTGCAAACTTATGGAAACTGCCAGACATTGTGGATGTCCGCGACGCTCAATCCCGATCCACTCAATACCGTGGATCACCCATTGCCGAAAACCGGGAAATGGCTATCGGAACAGATTGAAGCAGATGACCGGGAGGATGATCGTGTCGAAAATTTACTGACCGCCTCAAAACCATTGCTGCCAGCAAGTCTGGCTGTTCCGACAGATTCTGCATCTCGAAAGAAATACCCTCAACAGCTGGCTGAGCAGGTTTTGAAATCGCATCAAGCAGGTACTTTGACACTGGTGGTTCTCAATCGCGTCGATCGAACTCAGGAGACATTTCGCCAGCTTCAGAAGCAGACAGAAAAAGAAAATGGACTCGAAATCAAATTAATCCATTCTCGATTTCGTCCTCATGAGCGGGGACACATTCAGTCGGAAGCATTGAAGGAACAGAGTATCCCGCCAGCAGGACGAATTCTGGTTGCTACTCAAGCAATTGAAGCGGGAGTCGACATCTCGGCGACCACTCTGTTTACAGAACTGGCTCCCTGGTCTTCACTGGTGCAGCGATTCGGTCGCTGTAATCGAAAAGGAATTTGCGGAACTGATAATCACCCGAGTGCTCAGATTTTCTGGATCGATCTTGATACTGAAAATGCCAGGCAGGCTGCACCTATTGCATTGCCTTACACGATTGAAGAGATGGATCGTGCCAGAGATGTGATTCGTAATCTAACCGATGTCGGCCCTCAATCACTTCCGAAGGTGACAGAACCCGAACCGATCGTGCATGTCCTTCGCAGGAAAGACCTCATAGAACTTTTTGATACCACTCCCGATTTGAGCGGTAACGATCTCGACATTTCCCGCTACATTCGAGAAGCAGACGACACGAGCGTGCAGGTTTACTGGCGTGGCTGGGAGATTGGCGAGTCGAACAGGAAACGCGAACCACCTCAGCCAGATCTCGACACATTTCCTGCTCCAGATCGACAGGAGCTTTGTGCCGTATCGATCACACAGTTCAAAGAGTTTGTCTCCAAAACACTCAAGAAGAATGACAAGACGAAATCTTTGGCCTGGGTTTGGAATCCTTTGGAGAACGAGTGGGAAGAGTGCAGGAATGTACGGCCGGGGCAAATTGTGTTGCTGCATCAACAGGCTGGTGGATACGACAAGGAACTTGGCTGGACGGGTGAAATTTCAGATGGGCCGGTCAAGCCTTGTTCTTCCGGAAAAAATGAGACGTTTCTGCCGGCGATGGATCAGGAAGAACCGGGAACGGCGATTACCATACAAACCCACTTGAACGAGGTTGGCACTTCCGCGATCCAGTTACAACAAGCCGAAGATGCTCAGTGGGATACAGCGATTCCATGGGAAGAAATCATTCGAGCTGCCTGGTGGCACGATGTCGGGAAGGCTCACCCGGCTTTTCAGGGAGCGATGCGGGGGGCGAATTCGGAGTTGCCGGAGGATCAACTGTGGGCGAAATCGGGACGTAATGGGGGCTATCTTCAATACATGATGAAAGGTGGAGAAGAGACGATAAACCGCCGTGGGTTTCGTCATGAACTCGCCAGCGCACTGGCTTTCTTACAACAACATGCCGCTGACCCTACCGTGAATCTGATCGCGTACCTGATTGCCTCCCATCATGGCAAAGTCCGGATGAGTATTCGTTGCTTGCCGAACGAAACGAAACCCAAAGATGGACGCTTATTCGCGAGGGGGTTGTGGGATCACGATGAATTACCTGCTCTCGAAATAGGTAATGGTGAAGTCTCCCAAGCCGTCAATCTGGAACTTTCTGTCATGCAATTGGGTGACACTTGCAATGAGGCAGGTCAAACCTGTCCGAGTTGGCTTTCACGAACATTACAACTGCGTGACCAATACGGCCCGTTTCGACTGGCTTTTCTGGAAACACTAATCCGTATCGCCGATTGGCGTGGCAGCAGCAAGAGGGACGCACAATGA
- a CDS encoding substrate-binding domain-containing protein yields MPRPPRLSLDMMETLVILFECEGDASMAADMLEINQPSMSKRLGILQHSNPLARYPWLEKQGKLWVLTHEGERNLPAIRDIVRTARNLQEDLDERVERAPDISIACGQLAVQTFVRHALLKFRKRNPELRIRVSTPRGEERILGVATGHYDVAIVTHDEADILNIAKRPLHVENLFEDPWVATCSNKAPKEIRQKFESLPGKITFADLVGFPLLLPEPDAGMRKKFDRAVIAAGLQDKLSVRMELGGWNTLLEFVKDGWGIGIVSRQSSLNQKLMTKELQAEKDWQPAAVRLITRPIDDDQTESTSLQELTELIKEASPK; encoded by the coding sequence ATGCCAAGACCACCGCGACTCTCTCTCGATATGATGGAAACGCTCGTCATTCTTTTTGAATGCGAGGGGGATGCCTCGATGGCAGCTGACATGCTCGAGATCAATCAGCCGAGTATGAGCAAGCGGCTCGGGATCCTGCAGCACTCGAATCCTCTGGCTCGTTACCCCTGGCTGGAAAAGCAGGGGAAGTTGTGGGTGCTGACTCATGAGGGAGAACGGAACCTGCCAGCGATTCGCGATATTGTGCGAACGGCTCGGAACCTGCAGGAGGATCTTGATGAGCGTGTTGAACGGGCTCCCGATATTTCGATCGCCTGCGGTCAACTTGCAGTACAGACTTTTGTTCGGCACGCGTTACTGAAATTTCGTAAGCGAAATCCTGAACTCCGAATTCGGGTGAGCACTCCCCGCGGAGAAGAACGCATCCTGGGCGTTGCGACTGGTCATTACGATGTCGCTATTGTCACCCATGATGAGGCGGATATTCTCAATATCGCCAAGCGTCCGCTGCATGTCGAAAATCTGTTTGAAGATCCCTGGGTCGCCACCTGTAGCAATAAGGCCCCGAAAGAGATTCGTCAGAAATTTGAATCATTGCCCGGCAAAATCACATTCGCCGACCTCGTTGGCTTTCCGTTATTGCTTCCCGAGCCGGATGCAGGGATGAGAAAGAAATTTGACCGAGCCGTCATCGCGGCTGGACTTCAGGATAAGCTTTCTGTCCGCATGGAACTCGGCGGCTGGAATACTCTGCTCGAATTTGTCAAAGATGGCTGGGGGATCGGCATAGTCAGTCGTCAGTCCAGCTTGAATCAGAAATTGATGACCAAAGAGTTGCAAGCCGAAAAGGACTGGCAACCAGCAGCCGTCCGTTTGATCACACGCCCTATTGATGACGATCAAACGGAATCAACATCACTGCAAGAATTAACGGAACTCATTAAAGAGGCTTCTCCGAAGTAG
- a CDS encoding type IV secretory system conjugative DNA transfer family protein — protein MSPELLTSSPAPIKLGRPLERTSSFGFSNPNPQSSPLQTLHTPITEYRGDSHLITLAPTGRGKGVSSIVPTLLDYPGSVIVFDPKGENYQISGRRRKEMGQRVIVLNPFNVLSDETDSLNPLDLLQLEGADIESDAQMLAQMFAAGNRFNRDPFWDNSACGVLSGLIAYFGSKPDDSTRTVNAIHEQFHADDVIYQLAVLLDNHKDEMPQFAYRELAAFLQHPEKETRPSVQSTVASYLKCLAGGKVPEVLKHSSFSLQDFVDGEPISIFIIIPPSKLVSHRNLLRLLIATLLGAVLTRENRPEHATLFLLDEAAQLGHFPLLEQAITLCRGYGLKVWSFWQDLSQLKEHYPETWKSILNNCDIKQLFGISGMFMAQEWSSILEHDPHDLLKLADNEHLLIFPDGTEEIQQRLNYLCDPEYAGLFDENPRYSHTRRIRKRPEYRGRKLPLPDPPEKEQNDDNKQSL, from the coding sequence ATGTCACCGGAATTGCTGACGTCTTCCCCTGCGCCCATCAAACTGGGACGCCCGCTTGAAAGAACTTCTTCCTTTGGATTTTCAAATCCGAATCCTCAGAGTTCTCCTCTTCAAACTTTGCATACACCCATTACTGAATATCGCGGTGATAGCCATCTTATTACCTTGGCTCCGACAGGCCGAGGCAAGGGAGTCTCTTCCATCGTACCGACGCTACTCGACTACCCTGGCTCAGTCATTGTGTTTGATCCAAAGGGCGAAAACTATCAAATCTCAGGTCGACGCAGAAAAGAAATGGGACAGCGGGTGATTGTACTGAACCCGTTCAATGTTCTGAGCGATGAGACCGACAGCCTCAATCCTCTCGATTTATTGCAGCTCGAAGGAGCAGACATCGAAAGTGATGCTCAGATGCTGGCTCAGATGTTCGCAGCTGGCAATCGCTTCAATCGAGACCCCTTCTGGGACAATTCAGCTTGTGGTGTTCTCTCGGGATTGATCGCTTATTTCGGCTCGAAACCAGATGATTCCACCCGCACAGTCAATGCGATCCACGAACAGTTTCATGCGGACGATGTGATTTATCAGCTGGCTGTGCTGTTGGATAATCACAAAGATGAGATGCCGCAGTTTGCTTATCGAGAACTCGCCGCATTTTTGCAGCATCCCGAAAAAGAGACGCGTCCGAGTGTGCAATCGACCGTGGCGTCTTACTTGAAATGTCTGGCAGGCGGGAAGGTTCCGGAAGTCTTGAAGCACTCGTCCTTCTCGCTACAGGATTTTGTGGATGGCGAGCCAATTTCCATTTTCATCATCATTCCTCCATCAAAACTGGTCAGTCATCGAAATCTGTTGAGACTGCTGATCGCGACACTGCTGGGGGCTGTATTGACACGGGAAAATCGTCCCGAACATGCGACGCTCTTTCTGCTGGATGAAGCGGCTCAGCTGGGACATTTTCCGCTCTTGGAACAGGCGATCACCCTCTGCCGGGGATATGGCCTGAAGGTCTGGAGTTTCTGGCAGGACCTGTCGCAATTGAAGGAGCATTATCCGGAGACCTGGAAATCGATTCTCAATAACTGTGACATCAAGCAGCTCTTCGGCATCTCGGGAATGTTCATGGCTCAGGAATGGTCGTCCATTTTGGAGCACGATCCCCATGATTTACTCAAGCTGGCTGATAACGAACACCTGTTGATCTTTCCCGATGGGACCGAAGAGATTCAGCAGAGGCTCAACTATCTATGCGATCCTGAATATGCAGGGCTGTTCGATGAGAATCCTCGATACAGCCATACCCGACGTATCCGGAAACGACCTGAATATCGAGGACGTAAACTCCCTCTTCCTGACCCCCCAGAAAAGGAACAAAACGATGACAACAAACAATCACTCTGA